One genomic segment of Brachionichthys hirsutus isolate HB-005 chromosome 13, CSIRO-AGI_Bhir_v1, whole genome shotgun sequence includes these proteins:
- the mllt11 gene encoding protein AF1q produces the protein MMKSNSQYDAFLYWRQPIPALDLSALEDVGVVDTQPANSVKGKDKRFLLRGQEEEHVLSEFSSFNYWRDPIADIDALLADLNLLL, from the exons ATGATGAAGTCAAACAGCCAATACGACGCCTTCCTCTACTGGAGGCAGCCAATCCCGGCCCTGGACCTCTCCGCGCTGGAGGACGTGGGCGTGGTTGACACCCAGCCAGCCAATAGCGTCAAAGGGAAAGACAAGCGGTTCCTCCTGAggggtcaggaggaggag CACGTCCTTTCGGAGTTTTCTTCCTTCAACTATTGGAGAGACCCCATCGCCGACATCGACGCTCTGCTAGCCGACCTCAACCTGCTGCTCTGA